GCGGCCTGGCCGAGCAAGGCATCCACGACCGGCTGCGCCGCTGCTGGCGCCACCTGGACTTCTTTCAATACGAAGCCTGGCTGCACGCCGACGTGCCGCGCGTGGCCTGCTCGGGCTGCGGCAAGACGGCGCAGGCGCCTGTTGCCTGGGCCCGGGAGGGATCGGGTTTTACGGCCTTGTTTGAAGCGCTGGCGCTGTCGCTGTGCGCGCAGATGCCGGTGCGCCAGGCGGCTGAGCTGCTGCGCTGCTCGGACAAACAGCTGTGGCTGCGCATCGAGCACTACGTCGGGTGCGCTCGCCACGGCGACGACATGAGCGGCGTGCGCCGCATCGGCATCGATGAGACCAGCCTGCGCAAGGGGCACAACTACATCACCGTGGTGCATGACCTGGAGGCCAAGCGGCTGCTGTTTGCCACCGAAGGGCGCGACCATGAAACGGTGCACGCCTTCGTGCAGGACTTGCAGGCGCACCAGGGCGATCCCGCCAAGATCGAGCATGTCTGCCAGGACATGAGCGGCGCCTACCTCAAGGGGGTGAGCCAGGCGCTGCCCCAGGCGGCCATCAGCTACGACCGCTTTCACGTGGTGGCCCTGGCCGGCCAGGCCATGGACCAGGTGCGCACCAGCGAGTGGCGCAGCCACCCCAAGGCGGTCACGGAGGTCTTTGGTGACAAGGACAGCGAAACCCGCAAGGGCTTGATGTGGGGCATGCGCAAGAACCCGCAGGGCTGGACG
This portion of the Melaminivora jejuensis genome encodes:
- a CDS encoding ISL3 family transposase, with amino-acid sequence MTAGAGIEALFTTALGLQPPWEVVQVQLETARRRIDFEVRCSAKRLACPHCGLAEQGIHDRLRRCWRHLDFFQYEAWLHADVPRVACSGCGKTAQAPVAWAREGSGFTALFEALALSLCAQMPVRQAAELLRCSDKQLWLRIEHYVGCARHGDDMSGVRRIGIDETSLRKGHNYITVVHDLEAKRLLFATEGRDHETVHAFVQDLQAHQGDPAKIEHVCQDMSGAYLKGVSQALPQAAISYDRFHVVALAGQAMDQVRTSEWRSHPKAVTEVFGDKDSETRKGLMWGMRKNPQGWTARQGAAMHWLQRSHLQSARAWRMKMSLREVYARAREHNDSGSAQLELRRWLSWARRSRLKPFVRLAKTITEHFDGVVRAMLDNRSNAYVEAMNGLLLQVKRAARGFRTAKNFIAIAHLRMGRLKDLPQSPFKMAEPGNDTGYRHV